In the genome of Molothrus aeneus isolate 106 chromosome 5, BPBGC_Maene_1.0, whole genome shotgun sequence, one region contains:
- the ASB13 gene encoding ankyrin repeat and SOCS box protein 13: MESPGGSGSLRGDIGFWADRTPVHEAARRGEIGRLQQLIESGACVNAVTYDSITPLHEASLRGQAQCVKLLLDAGAQVDARNIDGSTPLCDACASGSIECVRVLLSHGAKVNPPLYTASPLHEACMNGSPECVQLLIEVGANLEAHDCHFGTPLHVACAREHLDCAKLLLQAGANVNAAKLHETALHHAAKVRNVDLVQLLVEFGGNIYARDNRGKKPSDYTWSSSPTAKCFEFYERTPLSLAQLCRLSVRRAAGRRGLQGIGRLQIPPRLIRYLCYN, from the exons GTTTCTGGGCGGACCGCACGCCGGTGCACGAGGCCGCGCGCCGCGGGGAGATCGGGCGGCTGCAGCAGCTGATCGAGAGCGGGGCCTGCGTCAACGCCGTCACCTACGACTCCATCACGCCGCTGCACGAGGCCAGCCTGCGGGGCCAGGCCCAGTGCGTCAAACTGCTGCTGGACGCGGGCGCCCAG GTGGACGCGCGGAACATCGACGGCAGCACGCCGCTGTGCGACGCCTGCGCCTCGGGCAGCATCGAGTGCGTGCGGGTGCTGCTGTCGCACGGGGCCAAGGTCAACCCGCCCCTGTACACGGCCTCGCCCCTGCACGAGGCCTGCATGAACG GCAGCCCGGAGTGCGTGCAGCTCCTGATCGAGGTCGGGGCCAACCTGGAGGCGCACGACTGCCACTTCGGCACCCCCCTGCACGTGGCCTGCGCCCGCGAGCACCTGGACTGCGccaagctcctgctgcaggcag GCGCCAACGTGAACGCGGCCAAGCTGCACGAGACGGCGCTGCACCACGCGGCCAAGGTCAGGAACGTGGacctggtgcagctgctggtggagtTTGGGGGCAACATCTACGCCCGGGACAACCGGGGCAAGAAACCCTCGGACtacacctggagcagcagccccacggCCAAGTGCTTCGAGTTCTACGAGA GGACGCCGCTGAGCCTGGCGCAGCTGTGCCGGCTCTCGGTGCGCAGGGCCGCGGGCCGCCGGGGCCTGCAGGGCATCGGCCGCCTCCAGATCCCGCCGCGCCTCATCCGCTACCTCTGCTACAACTGA